The following are encoded in a window of Salinibacter grassmerensis genomic DNA:
- a CDS encoding LysR family transcriptional regulator, giving the protein MELRHLRYFTALADELHFGRAADAVFVAQSTLSQQIKAFEEEIGVALFDRASGGVELTEAGRTFLPYAKRVLREARRAESVARAARDGLAGLLTITYEATAMRSGLPAIIKTFRSERPHGELDLVEQTTREQVNALRGEETDAGFLFLPINERGLRVQPLFTAPMVVVVPAGHRLAERASVPLRELEGEPHVIWARSGAPRIHDAYVRACHEAGFTPQILQEIERGESFLGLVEAGLGVSIAHASNVQIQRPGVRYAKIVEPTVPLTLGLVHRPDNDSPLLDRFLETVTEEQDAFTQQSPI; this is encoded by the coding sequence ATGGAACTTCGTCACCTGCGATACTTCACAGCCCTCGCCGACGAACTACACTTCGGCCGCGCCGCCGACGCCGTCTTCGTCGCCCAGTCCACCCTGAGCCAGCAGATCAAGGCGTTTGAGGAGGAGATCGGGGTCGCCCTCTTCGACCGGGCCTCCGGGGGCGTGGAGTTGACCGAAGCAGGCCGCACCTTCCTCCCCTACGCGAAGCGGGTGCTCCGCGAGGCGCGGCGTGCAGAGTCCGTGGCACGCGCGGCGCGGGACGGACTGGCGGGCCTGCTCACCATCACCTACGAGGCGACCGCAATGCGGAGCGGGCTCCCCGCCATTATCAAGACCTTTCGGTCCGAACGCCCCCACGGGGAGCTCGACCTGGTGGAGCAGACGACCCGCGAACAGGTGAACGCCCTCCGGGGCGAGGAGACGGACGCCGGGTTCCTGTTTCTACCGATTAACGAGCGTGGCCTGCGGGTGCAGCCCCTCTTCACGGCCCCGATGGTGGTGGTGGTGCCAGCAGGCCATCGCCTCGCCGAGCGGGCGTCCGTGCCCCTCCGTGAACTTGAGGGCGAGCCGCACGTGATCTGGGCACGGAGCGGGGCGCCCCGCATTCATGACGCCTACGTGCGCGCCTGCCACGAGGCCGGGTTCACCCCGCAGATTCTTCAAGAGATTGAGCGGGGAGAGAGCTTTTTGGGGCTCGTAGAGGCCGGGCTGGGGGTGTCCATCGCCCATGCCTCGAACGTACAAATTCAGCGCCCCGGGGTGCGGTACGCGAAGATCGTGGAGCCGACCGTGCCCCTCACCCTGGGTCTCGTCCACCGCCCCGACAACGACTCGCCGCTCCTCGACCGGTTTCTCGAGACCGTGACGGAGGAGCAAGACGCGTTCACCCAGCAGAGCCCAATCTAA
- a CDS encoding BatD family protein: protein MWTAQSMPIRIAVFVFVLGAACAGISRAQSSGSVRVTAEADPTDVRVGETVQLTVRVDGVPATVVRTPDPPATTNLAPRQRTPRTKQIRASRGGRLRQGVVFSWRLRPRQQGAALIQPLTVVVQGKEYTTAPIRVRVSPRTGEPDAPTLTRPDGTSRNESLNARDLFIRAWATNDSAYQNEQVVVEYSLFYRPGIRLRHSRLAGSWDAPGFWREELNVAARPTPQRRRAHGQAYETVVLKRVALFPTRPGTLQVDPLRIETEAQGTMRMREGGPSLRGRFEPVQLASEGLSLDVRSLPSGAPPAFDGAVGQFSMTARTDADSTSVGEPVTLMVEVEGAGNLATLSPPSVEPPPDMEVYDPSVETDIERNESRIRGTKTFAYTLVPQSAGRYDLPAVTLSYFDPDAGQYETRQATPSALQVSGEAAPRAVGRTGDGLPVGDVAEPMAASEAQWARTDRRPLYRSPWAYLALLVPALVVGAGVAYRRWRSEAAPSSDETAALDEETNRLQVARRRLQAGPDAAFYDAVTRALRAFLAERLGRDGPNDVTRTILDRHLPRHDVPPDLQDALYDVLDRCDEAQYAPRAGSAAPEDVLANAHAVLRRLDTTLPRSESTASRS from the coding sequence ATGTGGACCGCACAGTCCATGCCTATCCGAATCGCGGTCTTCGTGTTCGTGTTGGGGGCGGCGTGTGCCGGGATAAGCCGGGCCCAGTCCAGCGGTTCGGTGCGGGTCACGGCTGAGGCTGACCCTACGGACGTGAGGGTCGGCGAAACGGTCCAGTTGACGGTGCGGGTCGATGGGGTTCCCGCTACCGTCGTGCGGACGCCGGATCCCCCCGCGACGACCAACCTTGCCCCCCGGCAGCGCACGCCCCGGACGAAACAGATCCGGGCATCGAGGGGCGGGCGGCTCCGTCAGGGGGTCGTCTTCTCGTGGCGGTTGCGCCCGCGGCAGCAGGGGGCCGCACTCATTCAGCCTCTCACCGTGGTGGTGCAGGGGAAAGAGTACACGACGGCCCCCATTCGCGTCCGAGTGTCCCCACGGACAGGAGAGCCCGATGCCCCAACGCTGACGCGCCCCGACGGCACGTCCCGGAATGAATCCCTGAACGCCCGGGATCTCTTCATCCGTGCATGGGCAACCAATGACTCGGCGTACCAGAATGAGCAGGTGGTTGTCGAGTACAGCCTGTTCTATCGCCCGGGCATCCGGCTCCGGCACAGCCGCCTGGCCGGCTCGTGGGACGCGCCGGGCTTCTGGCGCGAGGAGCTCAACGTGGCCGCCCGCCCCACCCCTCAGCGGCGGCGGGCCCACGGACAGGCGTACGAGACCGTGGTCCTAAAGCGGGTGGCCCTGTTTCCCACGCGCCCGGGCACCCTGCAGGTCGATCCCCTCCGCATCGAGACGGAAGCGCAGGGAACGATGCGCATGCGCGAGGGCGGCCCGTCCCTGCGAGGGCGCTTTGAGCCTGTGCAGCTTGCCTCCGAGGGGCTCTCGCTGGATGTGCGATCCCTTCCGTCGGGGGCGCCACCCGCCTTCGACGGGGCCGTGGGGCAGTTTTCGATGACGGCCAGGACCGACGCGGACAGCACATCGGTGGGGGAGCCGGTGACCCTGATGGTAGAGGTGGAAGGCGCAGGAAATCTGGCGACGCTCTCTCCACCGTCCGTGGAGCCGCCCCCGGACATGGAGGTCTACGATCCATCTGTCGAGACGGACATCGAGCGCAACGAGTCCCGAATCCGCGGTACCAAGACGTTTGCCTACACGCTCGTGCCTCAGTCCGCGGGGCGCTACGACCTTCCAGCCGTCACGCTCTCCTACTTCGATCCGGACGCGGGACAGTACGAGACGCGCCAGGCCACGCCCTCAGCGCTACAGGTGTCGGGGGAGGCAGCCCCGCGAGCGGTGGGCCGGACGGGAGACGGCCTGCCGGTGGGCGACGTGGCGGAGCCGATGGCGGCGAGCGAGGCACAGTGGGCACGAACAGACCGGCGCCCTCTCTACCGCAGTCCCTGGGCGTACCTTGCCCTCTTGGTGCCAGCCCTGGTCGTCGGCGCCGGCGTCGCCTACCGGCGCTGGAGGTCCGAGGCTGCGCCGTCGTCGGACGAAACGGCTGCCCTCGATGAAGAAACGAACCGCCTCCAGGTGGCGCGTCGCCGCCTGCAAGCGGGGCCCGACGCGGCGTTCTATGATGCCGTGACGCGTGCGCTCCGGGCCTTCCTCGCGGAACGGCTGGGGCGGGACGGTCCCAACGACGTAACCCGGACGATACTGGATCGCCACCTGCCCCGACACGACGTTCCGCCGGACCTTCAGGACGCCCTCTACGATGTGCTCGACCGCTGTGACGAGGCCCAGTACGCGCCCCGTGCCGGCTCCGCAGCGCCCGAAGACGTGCTGGCCAACGCCCACGCCGTGCTCCGGCGACTCGACACCACACTACCACGGTCGGAGTCCACGGCCTCTCGCTCGTAG
- a CDS encoding VWA domain-containing protein has product MDWLHPGYMWTLLLVPLAVGIYGWVVRRRRADRERFGHPATVQRLATTLRPRRRMWKAGLVVGALLLGAVALMGPRWGTEVRTVERRGLDLVVALDVSASMRAQDVPPSRLRRAKNEIRTLVDDLSGDRVGLVLFAGSGFVQSPLTTDYGAFRLFLDAAAPDQISTPGTDVSMAVDAGLQAFGASRPADDTTAAPDETRPRALLVVSDGENHAGDLDAARQRAEEAGVTLLTAGVGTEDGARIPVYENGRRVNYKRNRQGEVVRSRLREAPLTSLARSGAYFRVGAASSALSDVPAALRQVGATTYGAERFADYEEMYQWPLAAALLLLLAASVLPTRRRDASALGFEGWLGGARDGE; this is encoded by the coding sequence ATGGATTGGCTCCACCCCGGATACATGTGGACGCTTCTCCTCGTCCCTTTGGCCGTGGGGATCTACGGCTGGGTGGTGCGTCGGCGCCGGGCGGACCGGGAGCGGTTTGGGCACCCGGCGACCGTGCAGCGGCTCGCGACGACCCTTCGCCCGCGCCGTCGGATGTGGAAGGCGGGCCTCGTGGTGGGGGCGCTACTTCTCGGGGCCGTCGCCCTGATGGGGCCGCGGTGGGGCACGGAGGTGCGCACGGTGGAGCGTCGAGGGCTCGATCTGGTCGTGGCGCTGGACGTCTCGGCGTCGATGCGGGCCCAAGACGTGCCCCCGAGCCGCCTCCGACGGGCGAAGAACGAGATCCGCACGCTGGTGGATGATCTGTCGGGCGACCGGGTTGGGCTCGTCCTCTTTGCCGGAAGCGGGTTCGTGCAGTCGCCCCTCACGACCGACTACGGCGCCTTCCGTCTCTTCCTCGACGCAGCGGCGCCCGACCAGATCTCGACGCCGGGCACCGACGTGAGCATGGCCGTCGACGCGGGCCTGCAGGCCTTCGGCGCGTCCCGTCCGGCGGACGACACGACGGCGGCGCCCGACGAGACACGCCCCCGCGCGCTGCTCGTCGTCTCGGACGGGGAGAACCACGCCGGCGATCTCGACGCCGCCCGCCAGCGAGCAGAAGAGGCCGGGGTGACGCTCCTGACCGCCGGCGTTGGCACCGAGGACGGCGCCCGGATTCCGGTCTACGAAAACGGGCGGCGTGTCAACTACAAGCGGAACCGGCAGGGCGAGGTCGTGCGGAGCCGTCTGCGCGAGGCCCCCCTGACGAGCCTGGCCCGGTCCGGGGCGTACTTTCGCGTCGGGGCGGCCTCTAGTGCCCTCTCGGACGTGCCGGCGGCGCTCCGGCAGGTCGGGGCCACGACATACGGTGCCGAACGGTTTGCCGACTACGAGGAGATGTACCAGTGGCCCCTGGCGGCGGCCCTGTTGCTGCTACTCGCCGCAAGCGTCCTCCCGACGCGGCGCCGGGACGCCTCGGCCCTGGGTTTTGAGGGGTGGCTCGGCGGGGCTCGGGATGGCGAGTAG
- a CDS encoding MarC family protein produces the protein MTVFSAALLLFLVMDPFGNVPVFLSVLRPVKQGRRRWVIARELLIALGFLVVFLFGGQYLLAAIGISESSVTVAGGIILFLIALRMVFPSPGGVFAEDAEQASDAPILVPLAVPLVAGPSALASVLFIMSKDPTRWLEWLAALVGAWAATGAVLLLAPNLSRLLGNRGLVATERLMGMVLTAIASKMVLGGVAEFFGI, from the coding sequence ATGACGGTATTTTCGGCCGCCCTCTTGCTCTTTCTGGTCATGGATCCGTTCGGAAATGTCCCGGTGTTCCTCTCGGTCTTGCGTCCAGTGAAGCAGGGACGTCGACGGTGGGTCATCGCCCGAGAGTTGTTGATTGCACTGGGGTTCCTAGTGGTTTTTCTGTTCGGCGGCCAGTATTTACTCGCGGCCATTGGCATCTCGGAGTCGTCCGTGACGGTGGCGGGGGGCATCATCCTCTTTCTGATTGCGCTCCGCATGGTGTTTCCGTCGCCCGGCGGCGTGTTTGCGGAGGATGCGGAGCAGGCAAGTGACGCCCCGATCCTCGTGCCGCTCGCCGTCCCGCTCGTGGCGGGTCCGTCGGCTCTGGCGTCGGTGCTATTCATCATGAGCAAGGACCCGACACGTTGGCTGGAGTGGCTGGCCGCGCTCGTCGGGGCGTGGGCGGCCACCGGTGCTGTTCTGCTTCTGGCCCCCAATCTGTCGCGTCTCCTCGGCAACCGTGGGCTGGTGGCGACGGAGCGGCTCATGGGAATGGTGCTCACCGCGATTGCATCGAAAATGGTACTGGGCGGCGTCGCGGAGTTCTTTGGGATCTAG
- a CDS encoding SIR2 family NAD-dependent protein deacylase: protein MPDFSDTLVNRLAEADHVAVLTGAGISAESGIPTFRDPGGLWDEFDPQELANVEAFLDNPELVQGWYRHRREVVVDAEPNAGHHALADLEAHVPSMAVMTQNVDDLHNRAENSTVIELHGNITDNYCMDCEQAVGAEAVDAAIQDGEPARCPDCEGLVRPDVVWFGEMLPPDAMEQADATTEHADVFLSVGTSAVVYPAARLPVAAREQGAYVAEVNPDTTGVTDDVHETIRGPAGDVLPALVDAVAVRQTA from the coding sequence ATGCCCGACTTTAGTGACACGCTCGTCAACCGACTCGCCGAGGCCGACCACGTGGCCGTGCTGACAGGGGCGGGGATCAGTGCCGAGAGCGGCATTCCCACCTTCCGCGACCCCGGTGGGCTCTGGGACGAGTTCGACCCGCAGGAGCTTGCGAACGTGGAGGCGTTCCTCGACAACCCCGAGTTGGTCCAGGGCTGGTACCGGCACCGCCGCGAGGTGGTGGTGGACGCCGAGCCCAACGCGGGCCACCACGCCCTGGCAGACCTGGAGGCGCATGTGCCGTCAATGGCCGTCATGACCCAAAACGTCGACGATCTGCACAACCGCGCCGAGAACAGCACCGTCATCGAGCTGCACGGCAACATCACGGACAACTACTGCATGGACTGTGAGCAGGCGGTCGGGGCGGAGGCCGTCGACGCCGCCATCCAGGACGGTGAGCCGGCCCGCTGTCCGGACTGCGAGGGACTCGTTCGCCCCGACGTGGTCTGGTTCGGGGAGATGCTTCCGCCCGACGCGATGGAGCAGGCGGATGCGACCACCGAGCACGCCGACGTGTTTCTGAGCGTGGGAACGAGCGCCGTCGTGTACCCGGCGGCGCGTCTCCCCGTCGCGGCGCGAGAGCAGGGCGCCTACGTGGCCGAGGTCAACCCGGACACGACCGGCGTCACCGACGACGTCCACGAAACGATCCGGGGGCCTGCCGGGGACGTGCTGCCCGCCCTCGTCGACGCCGTGGCCGTCCGGCAAACGGCGTAA
- a CDS encoding SH3 domain-containing protein, giving the protein MRLLAVVLGGLGLIIVSPVCAQPSSVSQQFEAANEAYAQGQYEDAVGEYRAVLDAGHESAALYHNLGNAFVRLDRTGPAVWAYERGRRLQPRNPRLQHNLEYVRRRAELPRRGGTSSGLAALVVGWSPLLLFSIGVLALCAGGLGAVVRWGTSRAGAWRGPAIRGLIGGGVLLAAIALGTSYVQAQERRAVVVDEGAALRSAPADTAASDSTLRSGTLVKPEAERNGWTRVRLGERTEGWIAPGTLAEI; this is encoded by the coding sequence ATGCGCCTTCTCGCGGTTGTTCTCGGCGGACTTGGATTGATCATCGTCTCCCCGGTCTGCGCGCAGCCGTCGTCTGTCTCCCAACAATTTGAGGCCGCCAACGAGGCCTACGCCCAGGGCCAGTACGAGGACGCCGTAGGGGAATACCGGGCCGTTCTCGACGCCGGTCACGAGAGCGCAGCGCTCTACCACAACTTGGGCAACGCCTTCGTGCGCCTCGACCGCACGGGGCCGGCCGTCTGGGCCTACGAACGAGGACGTCGCCTCCAGCCTAGGAACCCGCGCCTGCAGCATAACCTGGAATACGTCCGTCGGCGTGCCGAGCTTCCGCGGCGTGGGGGGACGTCCAGTGGCCTCGCGGCCCTCGTGGTGGGATGGTCGCCCCTGCTGCTGTTCAGCATTGGGGTGCTGGCCCTGTGTGCCGGAGGGCTCGGGGCCGTGGTGCGGTGGGGCACGAGCCGGGCGGGCGCATGGCGGGGCCCAGCCATAAGGGGGCTGATCGGGGGGGGAGTGCTGCTCGCCGCCATTGCGCTAGGCACTTCGTACGTGCAGGCTCAAGAGCGTCGGGCCGTCGTGGTGGATGAGGGGGCGGCGCTCCGCTCCGCTCCCGCCGACACGGCGGCCTCCGATTCGACCCTTCGTTCGGGGACGCTCGTGAAGCCCGAGGCCGAGCGAAATGGGTGGACCCGCGTACGGCTTGGGGAGCGAACCGAGGGCTGGATTGCGCCCGGTACGCTGGCGGAAATATAA
- a CDS encoding vWA domain-containing protein, translating to MSFVNPQLLWLLLAVPAVGAWTWWRRRRTTGLRYSDVGPVQGAPIAWTVRLRWLPVGLRMGALALGVLALARPQTEETTRTRTAEGIDIMMVLDASTSMQAEDFQPTRFEAAREAAGAFVEGRVSDRVGLIVFAAEAYTQAPLTLDYSFLQRMLDDVEIGAVEDGTAVGTALATAVNRLKDSEAESKVAILLTDGRNNRGQIDPRTAAEVAQTMGVRVYAIGVGSSDGTDTSEEPLSRGPQDESAGVDAEMLRSVSTSTGGQYFSATNRDALERIYAEIDAMEATPVDERVYTDRTERYPWFLLPALGLILLEVGLSATLFRRFP from the coding sequence GTGAGCTTCGTCAATCCTCAATTGCTGTGGCTACTCCTCGCCGTGCCGGCGGTGGGGGCCTGGACGTGGTGGCGACGGCGGCGGACGACGGGGCTCCGCTACAGTGATGTGGGGCCGGTGCAGGGAGCGCCGATCGCGTGGACCGTGCGTCTCCGATGGCTTCCGGTAGGGCTCCGCATGGGGGCGCTCGCGCTTGGCGTTCTGGCTCTGGCCCGTCCCCAGACCGAAGAGACCACGCGGACCCGGACGGCCGAGGGCATCGACATCATGATGGTCCTCGACGCTTCCACGTCGATGCAGGCCGAGGACTTCCAGCCGACCCGCTTCGAGGCCGCACGTGAGGCAGCGGGGGCGTTCGTGGAGGGACGCGTGTCCGACCGGGTGGGTCTCATCGTGTTTGCTGCCGAGGCGTACACGCAGGCCCCCCTCACGCTCGATTATTCGTTCCTCCAGCGCATGCTGGATGACGTAGAGATTGGGGCCGTGGAGGACGGCACCGCCGTGGGAACGGCCCTGGCGACGGCTGTCAATCGGCTCAAGGACAGCGAAGCGGAGAGCAAGGTGGCCATTCTCCTTACCGACGGCCGCAACAACCGGGGCCAGATTGACCCCCGCACGGCGGCGGAGGTTGCCCAGACAATGGGTGTGCGGGTCTACGCGATCGGGGTCGGGTCGTCGGACGGCACGGACACCTCGGAAGAGCCGCTGTCTCGGGGCCCGCAAGACGAGTCGGCGGGCGTGGACGCGGAGATGCTCCGGTCCGTCTCCACGTCGACCGGAGGACAGTACTTCTCCGCGACGAACCGCGACGCACTGGAGCGCATCTACGCTGAGATCGACGCCATGGAGGCCACGCCGGTCGACGAGCGCGTCTACACGGACCGGACGGAGCGGTATCCGTGGTTCCTCCTGCCGGCCCTGGGACTCATCCTCCTGGAGGTCGGGCTCTCCGCGACCCTGTTTCGGCGTTTCCCGTAG
- a CDS encoding MFS transporter codes for MTLWSRQGAVLGTCTLAFFATMVARLVISPVVPSISDAFSVPNGAIGLALTGMWLGYALSQFPSGLLADRYGERRIILVAVGGTAVASTLLAFASSYAMFLLGTAVLGTVAGLHYSVATSLLTRTTDQIGTAIGIHTAGAPVAGVLAPVAAGAVGAWMGWRWAVALGTVFAIPVVALVVYVVRARPPVRPDQSVWSRFKIGPLTELLRRPPIGRTVILSAVGMFVWQATASFLPTFFVAYHGYTEATAGALFSAYFLVQGATQPGLGALSDRIGRDPAASLAIGVGIVGYGLLVVGTGLSMAIVSVVCAGLSMGWGAALMPKFMDHLDEHERSAGFGLVRTVYMVLGASGSVVTGFVADVFGWGVAFLVLVLMLVGMMGALVRSTWRNRTARRAQAHATS; via the coding sequence GTGACACTGTGGTCACGTCAAGGAGCCGTCCTTGGGACGTGCACCCTGGCCTTCTTTGCGACGATGGTCGCGCGACTCGTCATCAGTCCGGTCGTTCCCTCCATCAGCGACGCATTTTCGGTGCCCAACGGCGCGATTGGGCTTGCCCTGACGGGGATGTGGCTGGGGTACGCCCTGTCGCAGTTTCCGAGTGGCCTGCTGGCCGACCGCTACGGGGAGCGGCGCATCATCCTCGTGGCGGTGGGTGGCACGGCAGTTGCGAGTACGCTTCTGGCCTTCGCCTCGTCCTACGCAATGTTTCTGCTGGGGACGGCCGTGCTGGGGACCGTGGCGGGGCTGCACTACAGCGTGGCCACGTCGCTCCTGACGCGCACCACCGATCAGATCGGGACGGCTATCGGCATTCACACGGCCGGGGCGCCCGTGGCGGGGGTGTTGGCGCCGGTGGCCGCCGGGGCCGTCGGTGCGTGGATGGGGTGGCGGTGGGCCGTCGCCCTGGGGACCGTGTTTGCCATTCCCGTCGTGGCCCTCGTGGTCTATGTGGTGCGGGCACGGCCACCGGTGCGTCCGGACCAGTCGGTGTGGAGCCGGTTCAAGATCGGCCCCCTCACTGAGCTTCTACGCCGTCCGCCAATTGGCCGCACGGTCATCCTCTCGGCCGTAGGCATGTTTGTGTGGCAGGCCACGGCGTCGTTCCTGCCCACATTCTTCGTGGCGTACCACGGCTACACGGAAGCAACCGCCGGGGCGCTCTTCTCGGCGTACTTTCTGGTCCAGGGCGCGACCCAGCCCGGCCTCGGGGCGTTGTCGGACCGCATCGGGCGGGACCCGGCCGCCAGTCTTGCCATCGGGGTGGGCATCGTGGGGTATGGACTCCTGGTCGTGGGGACGGGCCTGAGCATGGCCATCGTATCGGTGGTGTGTGCGGGGCTCTCGATGGGATGGGGGGCTGCCCTCATGCCCAAGTTCATGGATCACCTGGACGAGCACGAGCGCAGTGCTGGGTTTGGGCTCGTCCGAACCGTCTACATGGTGCTGGGGGCGAGCGGGAGCGTCGTGACGGGGTTCGTAGCCGACGTCTTTGGGTGGGGCGTCGCGTTTCTGGTCCTCGTGCTGATGCTGGTGGGGATGATGGGAGCGCTGGTCCGGTCCACATGGCGGAACCGGACGGCACGACGGGCTCAGGCCCACGCTACATCCTAG
- a CDS encoding DUF58 domain-containing protein, with protein sequence MIPDELFEKIRRLEVRTRGRVESIFRGEYQSAFQGRGIEFAEVRPYQVGDDIRNIDWNVSARMDDTYVKVYEEEREQTVMLCVDVSGSENFGSHGKLKREVAAEICAVIAFSAIQNNDTVGLLLFSDETERFVRPGSGRRHVLRCVRELFTAEPASIGTDIGGALRRVLRILQRRSILVLVSDFFDADYDSMLRAAGQRHDTIGIELQDPREEELPPVGLVDLTDAETGETVTVDTRDPAARKAIEASARARRERTREILRRAGVGHVIVQTDADYLEPLIAFFRGRARRG encoded by the coding sequence ATGATTCCCGACGAGCTCTTTGAAAAGATCCGTCGCCTGGAGGTGCGCACCCGCGGCCGGGTCGAAAGCATTTTCCGGGGCGAGTACCAGTCGGCCTTTCAGGGACGTGGAATTGAGTTTGCGGAGGTGCGGCCCTACCAGGTGGGCGACGACATCCGCAACATCGACTGGAACGTGTCGGCCCGGATGGACGACACCTACGTGAAGGTGTACGAGGAGGAGCGGGAGCAGACCGTCATGTTGTGCGTCGACGTGTCGGGGTCGGAGAACTTCGGCTCGCACGGCAAACTGAAGCGGGAGGTGGCCGCAGAAATCTGCGCGGTGATTGCCTTCAGCGCCATCCAGAACAACGACACGGTGGGCCTGCTTCTGTTTTCCGACGAAACGGAGCGGTTTGTGCGGCCGGGGTCGGGGCGGCGTCACGTGCTTCGGTGCGTCCGCGAGCTGTTTACGGCCGAGCCGGCCTCCATCGGGACGGACATCGGCGGGGCCCTCCGGCGTGTGCTCCGCATTCTACAGCGCCGGTCGATCCTCGTACTGGTGAGCGACTTCTTTGACGCCGACTACGACTCGATGCTGCGGGCCGCCGGACAGCGCCACGATACCATCGGAATTGAGCTCCAGGACCCCCGCGAAGAGGAACTGCCCCCGGTGGGCTTAGTTGATCTGACCGACGCCGAGACCGGGGAGACGGTGACGGTAGACACCCGCGATCCGGCGGCGCGAAAGGCCATTGAGGCCTCGGCGCGGGCGCGCCGGGAGCGTACCCGCGAGATCCTTCGGCGGGCCGGGGTTGGGCACGTCATCGTGCAGACCGACGCCGACTACCTGGAGCCCCTTATCGCATTCTTTCGGGGGCGTGCCCGACGGGGATAG
- a CDS encoding trimeric intracellular cation channel family protein encodes MESLRPIPVSPGTILYVLDLFGTAVFAVSGALAAGQRRMDLFGALVIAAVTAVGGGTIRDLILDRHPVFWIQDLRYLAVIAGAGGLTFAYTSVFRPPRQSLEVADAFGLAVFSVVGARVALGVGAPPVVVVIMSAVTATVGGMVRDVLCDETPLILREEIYATAALSGGVLYLGLRAAALPEAAVAGLTIVTVSAVRLAALRWEVHLPSFRVEEAG; translated from the coding sequence ATGGAGTCGCTGCGTCCGATTCCCGTTTCGCCCGGCACCATTCTGTATGTTCTGGATCTGTTTGGCACGGCGGTCTTCGCGGTGTCCGGGGCGCTGGCGGCCGGCCAGCGGCGCATGGATCTCTTCGGGGCCTTGGTGATTGCGGCGGTGACGGCCGTCGGGGGCGGCACGATTCGCGACTTGATTCTGGACCGACACCCGGTCTTCTGGATCCAGGACCTGCGGTACCTCGCGGTGATCGCCGGGGCGGGAGGGCTCACCTTCGCCTACACGTCCGTCTTCCGGCCCCCCCGGCAGTCGTTGGAGGTGGCCGACGCGTTCGGGCTGGCGGTGTTCTCGGTCGTTGGGGCCCGTGTTGCGCTCGGCGTGGGGGCGCCGCCGGTCGTGGTCGTGATCATGAGTGCCGTCACGGCCACGGTGGGCGGGATGGTGCGGGACGTGCTCTGCGACGAAACGCCCCTCATTCTGCGAGAAGAGATCTACGCGACGGCGGCCCTGTCCGGGGGCGTGCTCTATCTGGGCCTCCGGGCCGCGGCGCTTCCGGAGGCGGCGGTGGCGGGCCTCACGATCGTCACGGTGTCGGCCGTGCGCCTGGCCGCGCTCCGGTGGGAAGTGCACCTTCCCTCGTTTCGTGTGGAGGAGGCGGGGTAG